A single region of the Nicotiana sylvestris chromosome 6, ASM39365v2, whole genome shotgun sequence genome encodes:
- the LOC138870233 gene encoding uncharacterized protein gives MRIAANNQQRSLSDERLIKGVKREIGDCRDELKSLKRKVVTLEDKAVKQAKAFETESGHYYDLLARMEVEIQQLQDQRLQDSHVLEARNNQYNLEIVPDRLSLLKLEKKPTKSFGEFGFRWREQEARVDPPMRESEMVDYFLQTLEPTYFGHLVTSVGKSFNEVVKIGGMIEEGLNSNKILSYSALKATTQAIQSGTGGVLGKKKKQEVATVEATPNPPPRNLDHSVSCEYCSRISGHDTEKCWKLKNAVQELIDNRRIEVQALEAPNINQNPLPAHHEANMIELIHKGTEPKKPSQTVMMIRSTEAKVKEKTVSAKPAVQPKEIKDKPVLVMGKGPFVAAKKPEPVKLVVPGSSSTPVVVVKGAYIEPVVMKPVVQLPMVDSKVVSWKYEKCEDSMVTRVLIDNGSSANICTLSTLNKLKIDDDRIHKNSVCVRGFDGGGTNIVGDIILELTIGPVEFAMEFQVLDAAVSYNLLLGRPWIHAAKAEPSTLYQMVKFEWDRQEIVLHGKDPTCTVSDAIAPFIGTNDDKGP, from the exons atgaggatagctgccaataaccaacaaaggagcctgTCGGatgagcggttgataaagggggTAAAAAGGGAAATTGGTGATTGCCGGGATGAGCTAAAAAG TCTGAAAAGGAAAGTGGTCACCCTTGAGGATAAAGCAGTTAAGcaagctaaagcttttgagacTGAAAGTGGACACTACTATGATTTATTGGCccgaatggaagtagaaatacagcagctgcaggatcagcgtcttcaggattctcatgtgttggaggctcgcaataatcaa tataaccttgagatagtccccgatcgtctgtcattgttgaagttgGAGAAGAAGCCCACGAAGAGTTTTGGAgaatttggtttccgctggagggaacaagaagcaagagttgatcctccgatgagggagagtgagatggtagactaTTTCCTGCAGACATTGGAGCcgacctattttggtcatctggtgacgtccgttggaaaatcattcaatgaagtggtaaaaatAGGAggcatgattgaagagggattgaattctaacaaaatcttgagttattcggcattgaaagcaactacccaggccatccaaagcggtactggtggtgtactcggaaagaagaagaagcaagaaGTTGCTACAGTTGAAGCTA caccaaaccctcctcccagaaacctggaccattctgttagctgtgagtattgctcaaGAATTTCGGGGCACGacactgaaaaatgttggaaattgaaaaacgCGGTGCAAGAACttattgataatcgccgtattgaagtacaggctctgGAGGCtccaaatatcaatcaaaacccgttaccagcgcatcatgaagccaatatgatcgaactgatacataaggggacagagcctaaaaagccctcgcagacggtcatgatgatccgttctactgaagccaaggtcaaagaaaagacagttaGTGCAAAGCCAGCGGTTCAGCCGAAAGAGataaaagataagccagtgttggtaatgggaaaagggccatttgttgctgcaaagaagccagagccagtcaagttagtggtaccagggtcatcatctaCACCTGTGGTTGTTGTTaaaggggcctacatagaaccagttgtcatgaagccggtagtccaattacccatggttgatagcaaggTCGTGtcgtggaaatatgaaaag tgtgaagattcaatggttactcgggtgttgatcgataacgggtcaagtgctaatatttgtacATTGTCTAcactgaacaagttgaagattgatgatgatagaatccaCAAAAATAGtgtttgtgttcgagggttcgacggagggggaacaaacatagtgggggatattatacttgaattgaccattggcccagtcgagttcgctatggaatttcaagtgttggacgcTGCAGTAtcttacaatcttttgttgggtcgaccatggatccacgcagccaaagcagaGCCTTCCACACTgtaccaaatggtcaagttcgagtgggacagacaagaaatcgtGTTACATGGGAAAGATCCCACATGCACTGTAAGTGATGCCATTGCGCCCTTTATAGGAACTAATGATGATAAGGGGCCAtag